One Cynocephalus volans isolate mCynVol1 chromosome 7, mCynVol1.pri, whole genome shotgun sequence genomic region harbors:
- the LOC134382503 gene encoding small ribosomal subunit protein uS19: MAEVEQKKKRTFRKFTYRGVDLDQLLDMSYEQLMQLYSARQRRRLNRGLRRKQHSLLKRLRKAKKEAPPMEKPEVVKTHLRDMIILPEMVGSMVGVYNGKTFNQVEIKPEMIGHYLGEFSITYKPVKHGRPGIGATHSSRFIPLK; this comes from the coding sequence ATGGCGGAAGTGGAGCAGAAGAAGAAGCGGACGTTCCGCAAGTTCACCTACCGCGGCGTGGACCTCGACCAGCTGCTCGACATGTCCTACGAGCAGCTGATGCAGCTGTACAGCGCCCGGCAGCGGCGGCGCCTGAACCGCGGCCTTCGGCGCAAGCAGCATTCGCTGCTGAAGCGCCTGCGCAAGGCCAAGAAGGAGGCGCCGCCCATGGAGAAGCCGGAGGTGGTGAAGACTCACCTGCGGGACATGATCATTCTGCCCGAGATGGTGGGCAGCATGGTGGGCGTCTACAACGGCAAAACCTTCAACCAGGTGGAGATCAAGCCCGAGATGATCGGTCACTACCTGGGCGAGTTCTCCATCACCTACAAGCCCGTGAAGCACGGCCGGCCGGGCATTGGGGCCACGCACTCCTCCCGCTTCATTCCCCTCAAGTAG